One Vibrio campbellii CAIM 519 = NBRC 15631 = ATCC 25920 genomic window carries:
- a CDS encoding beta-ketoacyl-ACP synthase III — MYSKILGTGSYLPSQVRTNADLEKMVDTSDEWIVARTGIKERRIAAEDETVADMAFYAAENAIDMAGIDKNDIDLIIVATTSSSHTFPSSACQVQGKLGIKGCPAFDLAAACSGFVYALSVADQHIKSGMCKNVLVIGADALSKTCDPTDRSTIILFGDAAGAVVIGASEEPGIISTHVYSDGQFGDLLSLPVPERGKDADKWLHMAGNEVFKVAVTQLSKLVKDTLEANDMHKSELDWLVPHQANYRIISATAKKLSMSLDQVVITLDKHGNTSAATVPTALDEAVRDGRIKRGQTLLLEAFGGGFTWGSALVKF, encoded by the coding sequence ATGTATAGCAAAATTTTAGGTACTGGCAGCTACCTGCCATCTCAGGTGCGTACTAACGCAGACCTAGAGAAAATGGTAGATACAAGTGATGAGTGGATCGTTGCTCGCACGGGTATTAAAGAGCGTCGAATTGCAGCAGAAGATGAAACTGTTGCGGACATGGCATTCTACGCAGCTGAAAACGCTATCGATATGGCCGGCATTGATAAAAATGATATCGACCTAATTATCGTTGCTACCACGAGCAGCAGCCATACTTTCCCTTCATCTGCGTGTCAGGTGCAAGGAAAGCTTGGCATTAAAGGTTGTCCTGCATTCGACTTAGCCGCTGCTTGTTCAGGCTTTGTATACGCATTGTCTGTTGCTGATCAGCACATCAAATCAGGTATGTGTAAAAACGTACTCGTGATTGGCGCAGACGCATTGTCTAAAACGTGTGATCCAACGGACCGTTCAACCATCATCCTATTTGGTGATGCGGCTGGAGCAGTAGTGATTGGTGCGAGCGAAGAGCCAGGCATCATCTCTACACACGTATACTCAGACGGCCAATTTGGCGATCTGTTGAGCTTACCTGTGCCAGAGCGCGGCAAAGATGCCGACAAGTGGCTGCATATGGCAGGTAACGAAGTATTCAAAGTGGCAGTAACTCAGCTATCTAAGCTAGTGAAAGACACGCTTGAAGCGAACGACATGCACAAGTCTGAACTAGACTGGCTAGTGCCGCATCAAGCGAACTACCGAATTATCTCAGCGACAGCGAAGAAACTTTCGATGTCACTAGACCAAGTCGTGATTACACTTGATAAACACGGCAACACATCAGCAGCAACTGTGCCAACAGCACTAGATGAAGCGGTACGTGATGGTCGTATTAAGCGTGGTCAAACTCTGCTTCTTGAAGCGTTTGGCGGCGGATTCACTTGGGGCTCAGCTCTGGTGAAATTCTAA